Proteins encoded together in one Caballeronia sp. NK8 window:
- a CDS encoding universal stress protein produces the protein MFKRILVAIDGSRTSERAFSAALDLAVTHQAVVQPYYVVEGSPMYLDVPGYDPSSLHASLMEQGASLAREAADQMKARGVSGEVVTIEATASDDVATLIIKAADAFNADLLIMGTHGRKGFQRLILGSVAERCLRQATLPVLLIPSAAGEPREKATP, from the coding sequence ATGTTCAAACGCATTCTCGTCGCCATCGACGGCAGCCGGACTTCCGAGCGTGCCTTCAGCGCCGCGCTCGATCTCGCCGTCACGCATCAGGCGGTCGTGCAGCCGTATTACGTCGTCGAAGGCAGCCCGATGTATCTCGACGTGCCCGGCTACGATCCCTCCTCGCTGCACGCGAGCCTGATGGAACAGGGCGCGTCGCTCGCGCGCGAGGCCGCCGATCAGATGAAGGCGCGCGGCGTGAGCGGCGAAGTCGTGACGATCGAAGCGACCGCGAGCGACGATGTCGCGACGCTCATCATCAAGGCCGCCGACGCGTTCAACGCCGATCTGCTGATCATGGGCACGCATGGCCGCAAGGGCTTTCAGCGGCTGATTCTCGGCAGCGTGGCCGAACGGTGTCTGCGTCAGGCAACCTTGCCGGTATTGCTGATTCCATCGGCGGCGGGCGAGCCTCGCGAAAAGGCAACTCCATAA
- the cadR gene encoding Cd(II)/Pb(II)-responsive transcriptional regulator — protein sequence MKIGELAKLAKCTTETIRFYEREALLPPPDRTAANYRSYNSGHVDRLRFIRNCRALDMTHDEVRALLAASDGPGGTCESVNALVDEHIAHVDARIAELTQLREQLTTLRNRCGEEAPLEQCGIVEGLTSMETVAPRARTTHLG from the coding sequence ATGAAAATTGGCGAACTCGCGAAACTTGCGAAATGCACGACAGAGACAATCCGGTTCTATGAGAGAGAGGCATTGCTTCCGCCACCGGATCGGACTGCCGCGAACTACCGCAGCTACAATTCCGGGCACGTCGATCGCCTGCGTTTCATCCGGAACTGTCGAGCGCTGGACATGACGCACGATGAAGTGCGAGCGCTGCTGGCGGCCTCCGATGGACCTGGCGGTACGTGCGAAAGCGTCAACGCGCTCGTCGACGAGCACATCGCGCACGTGGACGCGCGCATCGCTGAACTGACGCAGCTGCGCGAACAACTCACGACGCTCAGGAATCGCTGCGGCGAGGAAGCACCGCTCGAGCAGTGCGGCATCGTCGAGGGTCTGACATCGATGGAGACCGTTGCGCCGAGGGCGCGCACGACTCACCTGGGTTGA
- a CDS encoding helix-turn-helix domain-containing protein → MTALSDSSRARRNSAHCSTCAMRHLCMPEGLCANDIAKLEDIISVTRKVKRGDALFRAGDRFDALFAVRSGSIKTVITHDGGREQVTGLLLAGDALGFEGIEEGEHMCDAIALEDSSVCVVPYSLFERMCRETDALQKRLHRMMSHAVNREASHVVRLGMLRADERVARLLLDLSSRLAKRGYASSEFTLRMTRDDMGSYLGMTLETVSRTLSRFDKAGLIETQGKFIRIRDFDALRAV, encoded by the coding sequence ATGACCGCCCTGTCCGATAGTTCCCGCGCGCGGCGCAATTCGGCGCACTGCTCGACCTGTGCGATGCGGCATCTCTGCATGCCCGAAGGCCTGTGCGCCAACGACATCGCGAAACTGGAGGACATCATCTCCGTGACGCGCAAGGTCAAGCGCGGCGACGCGCTGTTTCGCGCCGGCGACCGCTTCGATGCGCTGTTCGCGGTGCGCTCCGGATCGATCAAGACGGTCATCACGCACGACGGCGGCCGCGAGCAGGTCACCGGTCTGCTGCTGGCGGGCGATGCGCTCGGCTTCGAAGGCATCGAGGAAGGCGAGCATATGTGCGACGCCATCGCGCTGGAAGACAGCTCGGTCTGCGTCGTTCCGTATTCGCTGTTCGAGCGCATGTGCCGCGAGACCGACGCATTGCAAAAGCGTCTGCATCGCATGATGAGCCACGCGGTGAATCGCGAGGCGAGCCACGTCGTCAGGCTCGGCATGCTGCGCGCGGACGAACGGGTCGCGCGGCTGCTGCTCGATCTCTCGTCGCGGCTCGCGAAGCGCGGTTACGCGTCCTCGGAATTCACGCTGCGCATGACGCGCGACGACATGGGCAGCTATCTCGGCATGACGCTCGAAACCGTGAGTCGCACGCTGTCGCGTTTCGACAAGGCCGGCCTCATCGAGACGCAGGGCAAGTTCATCCGTATTCGCGACTTCGACGCCCTGCGCGCCGTCTGA
- a CDS encoding MFS transporter, translating to MLGIGLVNMLVALDQTVVSTALPSIVAELHGFEFYAWIASAYLLASVVTVPVFGRLGDYFGRKRFVIAAVIVFTVASVLCGIAPSMLFLVLARGLQGVGGGMMVGTAFASIPDLFPDPRTRVRWQVVLAAAYGIGTAAGPSLGGWMSQHWGWRSTFLVNLPVGAAALYFIWSHLPNLHRPREGSVKIDWTGAALVALVLGGFQALIEALPKDGLTTANIALGIGVAVCAVALLICERRATHPIIPLDIFRDPQLNTLFTLSFLAGFVMFSLIFFAPLLLQGGFGLSPQAAGLLATPIAACIALGSFINTRIVIHMRKPVNILSIGFTLLLIASVALAFARESTPHLWIELPMAAIGIGLGFVLNNMNVFGQEIAGRERFGITTALLQSTRMVGGMLGTSIVGTIVAHHYASVVARTVSVLGPATSAQWLPRLSDPRILVDEALREHVLAELTSAGLDAAALLEAARDALVQSIHIGVMLTAVAALVAALLVRRIAHITFRKHATPVPKS from the coding sequence ATGCTCGGCATCGGCCTCGTCAACATGCTCGTCGCGCTGGATCAGACCGTGGTCAGCACCGCGCTGCCGTCGATCGTCGCGGAACTGCACGGCTTCGAGTTCTACGCGTGGATCGCGAGCGCCTATCTGCTCGCATCGGTCGTCACGGTGCCGGTGTTCGGGCGGCTCGGCGATTACTTCGGGCGCAAGCGCTTCGTCATCGCGGCGGTGATCGTGTTCACGGTCGCCTCGGTGCTGTGCGGCATCGCGCCCAGCATGCTGTTTCTCGTGCTCGCGCGCGGCCTGCAGGGCGTCGGCGGCGGGATGATGGTCGGCACCGCGTTCGCATCGATTCCCGATCTGTTTCCCGATCCGCGCACCCGCGTGCGCTGGCAGGTCGTGCTGGCGGCCGCTTACGGCATCGGCACGGCGGCGGGGCCGTCGCTCGGCGGATGGATGAGCCAGCATTGGGGCTGGCGCTCGACGTTCCTCGTCAACCTGCCGGTCGGCGCGGCGGCGCTTTACTTCATCTGGTCGCATCTGCCGAATCTGCACCGGCCGCGCGAGGGCAGCGTGAAGATCGACTGGACCGGCGCCGCGCTCGTCGCGCTGGTGCTCGGCGGCTTTCAGGCGCTGATCGAGGCGTTGCCGAAAGACGGCCTCACGACCGCCAATATCGCGCTGGGCATCGGCGTGGCGGTGTGCGCGGTGGCGCTCCTGATCTGCGAGCGGCGCGCGACGCATCCGATCATCCCGCTCGACATCTTCCGCGATCCGCAACTCAACACGCTCTTTACGCTGTCGTTTCTGGCGGGCTTCGTGATGTTCTCGCTGATCTTCTTCGCGCCGCTCCTGCTGCAAGGCGGCTTCGGGCTGTCGCCGCAGGCCGCTGGCCTGCTCGCGACGCCGATCGCCGCGTGCATCGCGCTCGGCAGCTTCATCAACACGCGCATCGTCATTCATATGCGCAAGCCGGTGAACATTCTCTCGATCGGCTTCACGCTGCTCCTGATCGCGTCGGTGGCGCTGGCGTTCGCGCGCGAGTCGACGCCGCATCTGTGGATCGAATTGCCGATGGCCGCGATCGGCATCGGCCTCGGCTTCGTCCTGAACAACATGAATGTCTTCGGGCAGGAGATCGCGGGGCGCGAGCGCTTCGGCATCACGACCGCGCTGCTGCAATCGACGCGCATGGTCGGCGGGATGCTGGGCACCAGCATCGTCGGGACGATCGTCGCGCATCACTATGCGAGCGTCGTGGCGCGCACGGTCAGCGTGCTCGGCCCGGCGACCTCGGCGCAATGGCTGCCGCGCCTGTCCGACCCGCGCATTCTCGTCGATGAAGCGTTGCGCGAGCACGTCCTCGCCGAACTGACCTCGGCCGGCCTGGATGCCGCCGCGCTCCTCGAAGCCGCGCGCGATGCGCTCGTGCAGTCGATCCACATCGGCGTGATGCTGACGGCCGTCGCGGCGCTGGTGGCGGCGCTGCTGGTGCGGCGCATCGCGCACATCACGTTCAGAAAGCACGCGACGCCGGTGCCGAAGTCCTAG
- a CDS encoding TonB-dependent siderophore receptor: protein MSASRSSRSQAAPAQALSHRAVIAVAVAMAFSLSAHAQSTDSGNASTAAPQESALPAVKVQASKEALPGDLAPTFAGGQVARGADFGVLGQQKMLDVPFSMTTYTSKLIEDQQARTLADVLANDPSVRTAYAFGNFAETYVIRGFQLQGDDVSLNGLYGITPRQLVATDALERVDLFKGANAFLNGASPNGSAVGGGLNLQLKRADDKPLTRVTLEGSASGEIGAHVDIGRRFGSEGQFGIRVNQANHDGESSVDGEHRRDNTTAVSLDWRGDKLRLYADFLYQRQRINGGRPTVNDFANFIPEPPSATYNYGQTWSFSSIEDTVGILRAEYDFLPGWTAYIAGGARHTDEHGEYSSPSIQANGTTTATRLGVPHKEDGTSAEAGVRGHFNTGPVSHFVTAGASIVRVDSKSAFTFSSSFPTSIYDTPQVPYPATILTGGNLSDPQTVTLNLMRSVSISDTLGFLNDRVLFTIGARHQELLTNGYSYAGVQTQAYNDSITTPVFGLVVKPMQNVALFANHSEALTIGDSAPNTAANFGEQLPPAKSKQWEVGAKYDNGQYGASFAAFQIEKPLTFVNSSNFFVADGTQRNRGLEASIYGEPVHGVRLIAGATYIHATQYDTGTGSTDGNKPIGVPTMMFNVNAEYDVPVLNGLTLTARWIHTGSQYLNVTNTLSIPAWDRFDLGARYATVLFGKPTTFRASVLNVANKSYWSSTIGGYLTQGVPRTVLLSMTTDF, encoded by the coding sequence ATGTCCGCTTCCCGTTCGTCCCGCTCGCAGGCCGCGCCTGCGCAGGCGCTGTCTCATCGCGCCGTCATCGCCGTTGCCGTCGCGATGGCTTTCTCCCTGTCCGCCCACGCGCAATCGACCGATTCCGGCAACGCCAGCACCGCCGCGCCGCAGGAAAGCGCATTGCCGGCCGTCAAGGTTCAGGCGTCGAAGGAAGCCTTGCCCGGCGACCTCGCGCCGACCTTTGCGGGTGGCCAGGTCGCGCGCGGCGCAGACTTCGGCGTGCTCGGCCAGCAGAAGATGCTCGACGTGCCGTTCAGCATGACGACCTATACGTCGAAGCTGATCGAAGACCAGCAGGCGCGCACTCTCGCCGATGTGCTCGCGAACGATCCGTCCGTTCGGACTGCGTACGCGTTCGGCAATTTCGCGGAAACCTACGTCATCCGCGGCTTCCAGTTGCAGGGCGACGATGTTTCGCTCAACGGCCTGTACGGCATCACGCCGCGCCAGCTCGTCGCGACCGATGCGCTCGAGCGCGTCGATCTGTTCAAGGGCGCGAATGCGTTTCTGAACGGCGCGTCGCCGAACGGCTCGGCGGTGGGCGGCGGCCTGAACCTGCAACTCAAGCGCGCCGACGACAAGCCGCTCACGCGCGTGACGCTCGAAGGCTCGGCATCGGGCGAGATCGGCGCGCATGTCGATATCGGCCGGCGCTTCGGCAGCGAAGGGCAGTTCGGCATCCGCGTGAATCAGGCGAATCATGACGGCGAATCTAGCGTCGACGGCGAACATCGCCGCGACAACACCACGGCCGTTTCGCTCGACTGGCGCGGCGACAAGCTGCGTCTCTACGCCGACTTCCTGTATCAGCGCCAGCGCATCAACGGCGGCCGCCCGACCGTCAACGACTTCGCGAACTTCATTCCGGAGCCGCCTTCGGCGACGTACAACTACGGTCAGACCTGGAGCTTCAGCTCGATCGAGGATACCGTCGGCATCCTGCGCGCCGAGTACGATTTCCTGCCAGGCTGGACGGCCTACATTGCGGGCGGCGCGCGCCACACCGACGAGCACGGCGAGTATTCGTCGCCGAGCATCCAGGCCAACGGCACGACCACCGCGACGCGCCTCGGCGTGCCGCACAAGGAAGACGGCACTTCCGCCGAAGCAGGCGTGCGCGGCCACTTCAACACCGGGCCGGTGTCGCATTTCGTGACGGCGGGCGCGTCGATCGTGCGTGTCGATTCGAAGTCGGCGTTCACGTTCAGCAGCTCGTTCCCGACCAGCATCTACGACACGCCGCAAGTGCCGTATCCGGCGACTATCCTGACGGGCGGCAATCTTTCCGATCCGCAGACGGTGACGCTCAATCTGATGCGCAGCGTGTCGATCTCCGACACGCTCGGCTTCCTGAACGATCGCGTGCTGTTCACCATCGGCGCGCGCCACCAGGAACTGCTGACCAACGGTTACAGCTACGCCGGCGTCCAGACGCAGGCCTACAACGATTCGATCACGACGCCGGTTTTCGGTCTCGTCGTCAAGCCGATGCAGAACGTCGCGCTCTTCGCGAATCACAGCGAAGCGCTGACGATCGGCGATTCGGCGCCCAACACCGCGGCGAACTTCGGCGAGCAGTTGCCGCCCGCGAAGTCGAAGCAATGGGAAGTCGGCGCGAAGTATGACAACGGCCAGTACGGCGCGTCGTTCGCGGCGTTCCAGATCGAGAAGCCGCTGACTTTCGTCAATAGTTCGAACTTTTTCGTGGCTGACGGCACGCAGCGTAATCGCGGGCTGGAAGCGTCGATCTACGGCGAGCCGGTGCACGGCGTGCGCCTGATCGCGGGCGCGACGTACATCCATGCGACGCAATACGACACGGGCACGGGCTCGACGGACGGCAACAAGCCGATCGGCGTGCCGACGATGATGTTCAACGTCAACGCGGAATACGACGTGCCGGTGCTCAACGGCCTCACGCTGACGGCGCGCTGGATCCACACGGGCTCGCAGTATCTGAACGTGACGAACACGCTGTCGATTCCCGCATGGGATCGCTTCGATCTCGGCGCGCGTTATGCGACCGTGCTGTTCGGCAAGCCGACGACGTTCCGCGCGAGCGTGCTGAACGTGGCGAACAAGTCCTACTGGTCGTCGACGATCGGTGGCTATCTGACGCAGGGCGTGCCGCGCACGGTGCTGCTGTCGATGACGACGGATTTCTGA
- a CDS encoding heavy metal translocating P-type ATPase — protein MAPGHEETATRTPHAHDHKHAHAAEGSCCGAAPASLPTLGRSVAMGDSIRTQMRILQMDCPTEETLIRKKLGAMPQVSELQFNLMQRVLTVVHKPDSLDAIVKALGTLGFTPEPASNDRASANAPVAPATPKSWWPLAVAAATAAGSEAASWAGAPVWAVAALALAAVACSGLGTYRKGWIAIRNRNLNINALMSIAVTGALVLGQWPEAAMVMVLFTTAELIEAKSLDRARNAIQGLMRLAPEKATIRQPDGSWLEVEAATVTPGAVVRVKPGERIGLDGEIVSGRSTVNQAPITGESLPVDKAQGDLVFAGTINEAGSFEYRVTAAASNTTLARIIHAVEEAQGAKAPTQRFVDQFARVYTPIVFLIALGVAVIPPLFFAGAWFDWIYKALVLLVIACPCALVISTPVTIVSGLAAAARRGILVKGGTYLEQGRKLAWLALDKTGTITHGKPVQTEFELRATEVDSAFVRSVAASLAGRSDHPVSMAIAQKGDADGVARVPVDAFEALPGRGVAGVVCGRRYSLGNHRLVEELARCSTELEARLDALERAGRTVVMLIDDERVLGLFAVADTVKDSSKDAISELHTLGVRTAMLTGDNPHTAKAIADQVGIDRAEGNQLPEDKLRIVKALSKGGSMVGMVGDGINDAPALAQADIGFAMGAMGTDTAIETADVALMDDDLRKIPSFIRLSRATHGILVQNISLALGIKAVFLALTLSGLGTMWMAVFADVGASLLVVGNGLRLLRK, from the coding sequence ATGGCACCCGGACATGAAGAAACGGCGACGAGAACGCCGCATGCGCACGATCACAAACACGCGCACGCAGCGGAAGGTTCGTGCTGCGGCGCTGCTCCGGCATCCTTACCGACGCTTGGCCGGTCCGTTGCAATGGGCGATTCGATCCGTACTCAGATGCGTATTCTGCAGATGGACTGCCCGACAGAAGAAACGCTCATCCGCAAAAAGCTCGGCGCCATGCCGCAGGTGTCGGAGCTTCAGTTCAATTTGATGCAGCGGGTCCTGACGGTCGTCCACAAGCCGGACAGCCTCGACGCGATCGTCAAGGCGCTCGGCACGCTCGGATTCACGCCCGAACCTGCCAGCAACGATCGCGCATCAGCTAACGCTCCGGTCGCGCCGGCAACACCGAAGTCGTGGTGGCCGCTCGCAGTGGCGGCCGCCACCGCTGCCGGCTCCGAAGCCGCGAGCTGGGCCGGCGCGCCCGTCTGGGCTGTGGCGGCGCTTGCGCTCGCCGCCGTCGCCTGCTCCGGTCTGGGAACGTACAGGAAGGGCTGGATCGCGATTCGCAACCGCAATCTCAACATCAATGCGCTGATGAGCATTGCCGTGACGGGTGCACTGGTGCTCGGGCAGTGGCCAGAGGCCGCGATGGTGATGGTCCTGTTCACGACCGCCGAGCTCATCGAGGCGAAATCGCTGGATCGCGCGCGCAATGCCATTCAGGGACTCATGCGTCTCGCACCCGAGAAGGCGACGATCAGACAGCCTGACGGTTCGTGGCTCGAAGTCGAGGCCGCGACAGTCACGCCCGGCGCCGTCGTTCGAGTCAAGCCGGGCGAGCGGATCGGGCTCGATGGCGAGATCGTGAGTGGCCGTTCGACGGTGAATCAGGCGCCGATCACAGGCGAGAGCTTGCCGGTCGACAAGGCGCAGGGCGATCTCGTGTTCGCCGGCACCATCAACGAGGCAGGGTCGTTCGAGTACCGCGTGACGGCTGCGGCGAGCAATACGACGCTCGCCCGGATCATTCACGCGGTCGAGGAAGCGCAAGGCGCCAAAGCGCCGACGCAGCGTTTTGTCGATCAATTCGCGCGCGTCTACACGCCGATCGTGTTCCTGATCGCACTGGGCGTCGCCGTGATTCCGCCGCTGTTTTTCGCGGGCGCGTGGTTCGACTGGATCTACAAGGCGCTCGTGCTGCTGGTGATCGCCTGTCCGTGCGCGCTGGTGATTTCCACGCCGGTCACGATCGTGAGCGGGCTGGCCGCTGCGGCCCGCCGGGGGATTCTGGTCAAAGGGGGCACGTATCTCGAACAGGGTCGCAAGCTCGCGTGGCTGGCGCTCGACAAGACCGGCACCATCACGCACGGAAAGCCGGTCCAGACGGAATTCGAGCTTCGTGCGACCGAGGTCGATAGCGCTTTTGTTCGTTCCGTCGCCGCCAGCCTCGCGGGGCGATCGGATCATCCCGTATCGATGGCGATCGCGCAGAAGGGCGATGCGGATGGTGTTGCGCGCGTGCCTGTCGATGCCTTCGAAGCGCTTCCGGGGCGTGGCGTCGCGGGCGTCGTTTGCGGACGGCGTTATTCGCTTGGCAATCATCGTCTCGTCGAGGAACTCGCGCGCTGCTCGACGGAACTCGAAGCCCGGCTCGATGCGCTCGAGCGCGCGGGCAGGACGGTGGTGATGTTGATCGACGACGAGCGCGTGCTTGGACTGTTCGCGGTTGCCGATACGGTGAAGGACAGCAGCAAGGACGCCATTTCCGAACTGCATACGCTCGGCGTGCGAACGGCGATGCTCACCGGCGACAACCCGCACACCGCCAAGGCGATCGCGGATCAGGTCGGCATCGACCGCGCCGAAGGCAATCAGTTGCCCGAGGACAAGCTGCGCATCGTGAAAGCGCTCTCGAAGGGCGGCTCGATGGTGGGCATGGTCGGCGACGGCATCAACGACGCTCCGGCGCTCGCGCAGGCCGACATCGGTTTCGCGATGGGCGCGATGGGCACGGACACGGCCATCGAGACGGCGGACGTTGCCTTGATGGACGACGACCTGCGCAAGATTCCGTCGTTCATTCGCCTTTCTCGCGCCACGCACGGGATCCTCGTGCAGAACATCTCGCTGGCGTTGGGGATCAAGGCGGTCTTCCTGGCATTGACGCTGTCCGGACTCGGCACGATGTGGATGGCTGTCTTTGCCGATGTCGGCGCGAGTCTGCTGGTCGTGGGTAATGGATTGCGATTGCTTCGGAAGTAA
- a CDS encoding SUMF1/EgtB/PvdO family nonheme iron enzyme: MNREPSLRHPLLERLAEARRVTDEIFDVVKPEHLYDRPIAERHRIVFYIGHLEAFDRNLFDQRLFDLPSPNPAYDQLFAFGIDPVDGGLPADQPADWPSLDEVRAYRQTVRALIDACFDPNEIAANPLSADESPTQLLEVAIEHRLMHAETLAYMLHQLPVDRKIAPANARSERTSDRELKHETVRVPAGSATLGLTRESGRFGWDNEFGEERVDVPAFEIDRYMVTNGEFLRFIDAGGYWNRDYWDEADWAWKEDERIAHPAFWIPGDGDDALDAWKLRTMFDEIALPPDWPAYVSYAEAKAYSRWAGKSLPTEAQWQRAASGAPGVAEGNFDFRRWDPSPVQAYPENRSEFGVEGQFGNGWEWTSTEFGPLRGFEPFPFYLGYSANFFDGKHFVIKGGSPRTAACMLRPSFRNWFQGHYQYVYAGFRCVKNPVDNA; encoded by the coding sequence ATGAACCGCGAACCTTCCCTGCGTCATCCTCTGCTCGAGCGCCTCGCCGAAGCGCGCCGCGTCACCGACGAGATTTTCGACGTAGTCAAGCCCGAGCACCTTTACGACAGGCCGATCGCCGAGCGGCATCGCATCGTCTTTTATATCGGGCATCTCGAAGCCTTCGATCGCAATCTCTTCGATCAGCGTCTGTTCGACCTGCCGAGCCCGAATCCCGCCTACGACCAGCTTTTCGCCTTCGGCATCGATCCGGTGGATGGCGGCCTGCCGGCCGATCAGCCGGCCGACTGGCCATCGCTCGACGAAGTGCGCGCGTATCGGCAAACGGTCCGCGCGCTCATCGATGCGTGCTTCGATCCGAACGAGATCGCCGCCAATCCGCTATCCGCCGACGAATCCCCCACGCAATTGCTCGAAGTCGCGATCGAGCACAGGCTGATGCACGCCGAAACGCTCGCGTACATGCTGCATCAATTGCCGGTCGATAGAAAAATTGCACCGGCGAACGCGCGTTCCGAGCGCACTTCCGATCGCGAACTGAAACATGAAACCGTGCGCGTGCCGGCGGGCAGCGCGACGCTCGGCCTGACGCGCGAAAGCGGCCGGTTCGGCTGGGACAACGAGTTCGGCGAGGAACGCGTCGACGTGCCCGCGTTCGAAATCGACCGCTATATGGTCACGAACGGCGAGTTTCTGCGCTTCATCGATGCAGGCGGCTACTGGAATCGCGATTATTGGGACGAAGCCGACTGGGCGTGGAAGGAGGACGAGCGCATCGCGCATCCCGCCTTCTGGATTCCCGGCGACGGCGACGACGCGCTGGACGCGTGGAAACTGCGCACGATGTTCGACGAGATCGCGCTGCCGCCCGACTGGCCCGCGTACGTGAGTTACGCCGAAGCGAAGGCGTACTCGCGCTGGGCGGGCAAGTCATTGCCGACCGAAGCGCAATGGCAGCGCGCGGCGTCGGGCGCGCCGGGAGTCGCGGAAGGCAACTTCGATTTCCGCCGATGGGACCCGTCGCCGGTGCAGGCGTATCCGGAGAATCGCAGCGAGTTCGGCGTCGAAGGCCAGTTCGGCAATGGCTGGGAATGGACGTCGACGGAATTCGGCCCGTTGCGGGGCTTCGAGCCGTTTCCGTTCTATCTCGGTTATTCGGCGAATTTCTTCGACGGCAAACACTTCGTCATCAAGGGCGGCTCGCCGCGCACTGCCGCCTGCATGTTGCGGCCGAGTTTCCGCAACTGGTTTCAGGGGCATTATCAGTATGTGTATGCCGGATTCCGGTGCGTTAAGAATCCGGTCGATAACGCATAG
- a CDS encoding PepSY domain-containing protein: MRPVLVRLHRWLGVATALFLFVSGLTGAIIAWDHEIDEILNPAFFHARTAGPALPPLELARRVEAADPRVEVTYMPLGFEPGHTAQMMVMPRTNPATNAPYDVAYNQIAVDPATGQVQAQRMWGALSLARIDLMPFLYKLHYTLHLPIVGGFDIGTWLIGIVGMLWFFDSGIALILSFPSVKAWRKSFAFRVKRGGYALTFDLHRSGGVWIWGLLLVMALTSISMNLAEPVMRPVVSIFSKLSPSFLDNAELVRAGPPGKPLATREQILEMAARDAKRENLTEPMGALYFAPMFKAYGVGFFAPGRDHGDMGLGNAWLYYNGQTGALAGSSIPGRGSAGDIFMQAQFPLHSGRIVGLGGRVLVSAVGIAVAMLSATGLIIWFRKRVARRHSAAAANARTARGSVAP; this comes from the coding sequence ATGAGACCGGTTCTGGTTCGCCTGCATCGCTGGCTCGGCGTCGCGACCGCGCTTTTTCTGTTCGTCTCGGGTCTCACCGGCGCGATCATCGCGTGGGATCACGAAATCGACGAGATCCTCAATCCGGCGTTCTTCCACGCGCGCACCGCCGGCCCCGCGCTGCCGCCGCTCGAACTCGCGCGACGCGTCGAGGCGGCCGATCCGCGCGTCGAAGTGACGTATATGCCGCTCGGTTTCGAGCCGGGACATACCGCGCAGATGATGGTGATGCCGCGCACCAACCCGGCGACCAACGCGCCGTACGACGTCGCGTACAACCAGATCGCCGTCGATCCCGCGACAGGGCAGGTCCAGGCGCAGCGCATGTGGGGCGCGCTGTCGCTCGCGCGCATCGATCTGATGCCGTTTCTCTACAAGCTGCACTACACGCTGCATTTGCCGATCGTCGGCGGTTTCGATATCGGCACGTGGCTGATCGGCATCGTCGGCATGCTGTGGTTTTTCGATAGCGGCATCGCGCTGATTCTGTCGTTCCCGAGCGTGAAGGCGTGGCGCAAGTCATTCGCGTTTCGCGTGAAGCGCGGTGGCTACGCGCTCACGTTCGATTTGCATCGCTCGGGCGGCGTCTGGATCTGGGGCTTGCTGCTCGTGATGGCGCTCACGTCGATCTCGATGAATCTCGCCGAGCCCGTGATGCGCCCGGTCGTGTCGATCTTCTCGAAACTCTCGCCTTCGTTTCTCGACAATGCCGAACTCGTGCGCGCCGGCCCGCCGGGCAAGCCGCTCGCCACGCGCGAGCAGATTCTGGAGATGGCTGCGCGCGATGCGAAACGCGAAAACCTGACCGAGCCGATGGGCGCGCTCTATTTCGCGCCGATGTTCAAGGCGTACGGCGTCGGTTTCTTCGCGCCCGGCCGCGACCACGGCGACATGGGTCTCGGCAACGCCTGGCTCTATTACAACGGCCAGACCGGCGCGCTCGCGGGCTCGTCGATTCCGGGCCGCGGCTCGGCCGGCGACATCTTCATGCAGGCGCAGTTTCCGCTGCATTCGGGGCGCATCGTCGGACTGGGCGGGCGCGTTCTGGTGAGCGCGGTGGGCATCGCGGTTGCAATGCTGAGCGCGACCGGCCTCATCATCTGGTTCAGAAAACGCGTGGCGCGACGTCATTCCGCCGCCGCAGCGAACGCACGCACCGCGCGCGGCTCCGTAGCGCCCTGA
- a CDS encoding zinc ribbon domain-containing protein, with protein MSWLERMFGGHHGGQNRGGHDRGHGGSHGGSHGGYGDDRTRQSNEGWGRVPNATPAPPGVNCPKCGAANAAGSRFCGQCASSLAPQACSTCKQALAPGAKFCSQCGAPASA; from the coding sequence ATGAGCTGGCTTGAACGCATGTTTGGGGGCCACCACGGTGGCCAGAACCGTGGCGGGCATGATCGCGGGCACGGCGGATCGCATGGAGGATCCCACGGCGGATACGGCGATGACCGGACTCGCCAGTCGAACGAAGGGTGGGGCAGAGTACCGAACGCGACGCCAGCGCCGCCAGGCGTCAACTGCCCGAAGTGCGGCGCAGCCAATGCCGCCGGTTCGCGCTTTTGCGGCCAGTGCGCGAGTTCACTTGCGCCGCAAGCCTGCTCGACATGCAAGCAGGCGCTGGCACCGGGCGCGAAATTCTGCAGCCAGTGCGGCGCGCCAGCGAGCGCGTGA